From Streptomyces griseorubiginosus, one genomic window encodes:
- a CDS encoding FAD-binding oxidoreductase, with product MSADTVPVTGWGRTAPTAARLTRPRSYEEAVAAVRGCGARGGIPRGLGRAYGDAAQNAGGAVFDMTGLDRVHAIDADGGTVLCDAGVSLHRLMEVLLPLGWFVPVTPGTRHVTVGGAIGADVHGRNHHVSGSFSRHVLSFELLTADGEIRTVRRDTPLFDATTGGMGLTGMILTATVQLQPVETSLMSVDTERARDLDDLMARLTATDHAYRYSVAWIDLLARGAATGRAVLTRGNHAPLDALRASGTPGRGTRARRNALAFRTPRLPSPPAFLPEGLLNRTTVGLFNELWYRKAPRARTGRLQRIPAFFHPLDGVPHWNRVYGRGGLVQYQFVVGHGHEEALHRIVRRVSGHRCPSFLAVLKRFGDADPGWLSFPVPGWTLALDLPARLPGLGPLLDALDDEVAAVGGRVCLAKDSRLRPELLATMYPRLDDFRALRAELDPRGVFTSDLSRRLAL from the coding sequence ATGTCTGCCGACACCGTTCCCGTCACGGGCTGGGGCCGCACCGCCCCCACCGCGGCCCGTCTGACCCGCCCCCGGAGCTACGAGGAGGCCGTGGCCGCCGTGCGGGGCTGCGGGGCCCGCGGAGGCATCCCGAGGGGCCTGGGGCGGGCGTACGGGGACGCGGCGCAGAACGCCGGTGGCGCGGTGTTCGACATGACCGGCCTGGACCGCGTCCACGCGATCGACGCGGACGGCGGCACCGTACTGTGCGACGCGGGCGTCTCCCTGCACCGGCTGATGGAGGTGCTGCTGCCGCTCGGCTGGTTCGTGCCGGTGACGCCCGGCACCCGCCATGTCACCGTCGGCGGAGCGATCGGCGCCGACGTCCACGGCAGGAACCACCATGTGTCCGGCTCCTTCTCCCGCCATGTGCTGTCCTTCGAACTCCTCACCGCCGACGGCGAGATCCGCACCGTACGGCGGGACACACCCTTGTTCGACGCGACCACCGGTGGCATGGGCCTGACCGGGATGATCCTCACCGCGACGGTCCAGCTCCAGCCGGTCGAGACCTCGCTGATGTCGGTCGACACGGAACGCGCGCGTGACCTCGACGACCTGATGGCCCGTCTGACGGCGACCGATCACGCGTACCGCTATTCGGTCGCCTGGATCGACCTGCTGGCCCGCGGTGCGGCGACGGGACGGGCGGTGCTGACGCGGGGGAACCATGCTCCGCTGGACGCGCTGAGAGCTTCAGGGACGCCCGGACGTGGCACACGCGCGCGTAGGAATGCGCTGGCCTTCCGGACCCCGCGCCTCCCGTCCCCGCCCGCCTTCCTTCCCGAGGGGTTGCTCAACCGCACGACCGTGGGGCTGTTCAACGAGCTCTGGTACCGGAAGGCGCCTCGCGCGCGCACCGGCCGCCTCCAGCGGATCCCCGCCTTCTTCCACCCCCTGGACGGCGTGCCCCACTGGAACCGGGTCTACGGCCGCGGCGGCCTCGTCCAGTACCAGTTCGTCGTCGGGCACGGCCACGAGGAGGCGCTGCACCGGATCGTGCGGCGGGTCTCCGGCCACCGGTGCCCGTCCTTCCTCGCCGTCCTGAAGCGGTTCGGGGACGCCGACCCGGGCTGGCTGTCCTTCCCTGTGCCGGGCTGGACGCTGGCCCTCGACCTCCCGGCCCGCCTTCCCGGTCTCGGCCCTCTCCTGGACGCGCTGGACGACGAGGTGGCCGCCGTCGGCGGGCGGGTCTGCCTCGCCAAGGACTCCCGGCTGCGGCCGGAGCTGCTCGCCACCATGTACCCGCGTCTCGACGACTTCCGTGCGCTGCGCGCGGAGCTGGATCCGCGCGGGGTGTTCACCTCGGACCTGTCCCGCCGTCTCGCCCTCTAG
- a CDS encoding decaprenylphospho-beta-D-erythro-pentofuranosid-2-ulose 2-reductase, whose protein sequence is MKDAFGLPQSLLVLGGTSEIALATARRLVVRRVRTVWLAGRPSPALESAATELRTLGADVHTVAFDALDPESHEAVLGKVFTEGDVDMVLLAFGILGDQAHDEREPVAAVRVAQTNYTGAVSAGLVSGRALQAQGHGSLVVLSSVAGERARRTDFIYGSSKAGLDTFAQGLGDALHGTGVHVMVVRPGFVRSRMTAGLEEAPLATTPEAVATAIELGLRRRSETVWVPGVLRLVMSALRHVPRGVFRRLGL, encoded by the coding sequence GTGAAAGACGCCTTCGGTCTCCCCCAGTCCCTGCTCGTCCTCGGCGGCACGTCCGAGATCGCGCTGGCCACCGCCCGCCGTCTCGTCGTGCGCCGCGTCCGCACGGTGTGGCTGGCGGGGCGCCCCTCCCCCGCCCTGGAGAGCGCCGCCACGGAACTGCGCACCCTGGGGGCCGACGTCCACACGGTCGCCTTCGACGCGCTGGACCCCGAGTCCCACGAGGCGGTGCTCGGCAAGGTCTTCACGGAGGGCGACGTCGACATGGTGCTGCTCGCCTTCGGGATCCTCGGCGACCAGGCCCACGACGAGCGCGAGCCGGTCGCCGCGGTGCGGGTCGCGCAGACCAACTACACGGGAGCCGTTTCGGCCGGACTGGTCTCCGGGCGCGCGTTGCAGGCCCAGGGCCACGGCTCGCTCGTCGTGCTCTCCTCCGTCGCCGGGGAACGGGCCCGCCGGACCGACTTCATCTACGGCTCCAGCAAGGCCGGCCTCGACACCTTCGCCCAGGGCCTCGGCGACGCGCTCCACGGCACCGGCGTGCACGTCATGGTCGTACGCCCCGGCTTCGTCCGGTCCAGGATGACGGCCGGCCTGGAGGAAGCACCGCTCGCGACCACTCCGGAGGCCGTGGCCACGGCGATCGAACTGGGGCTGCGTCGCCGCTCGGAAACGGTGTGGGTGCCGGGGGTGCTGCGGCTGGTGATGTCGGCGCTGCGGCATGTGCCGCGGGGGGTGTTCCGACGGCTGGGGCTGTAG
- a CDS encoding 2'-5' RNA ligase family protein, translating into MGTVTIGVSIAVPEPHGSLLQERRAGFGDAAAHGIPTHVTLLPPTEVEDSALPAIEAHLTEVAAAGRPFPMKLSGTGTFRPLSPVVYVQVAQGAEACTWLQKQVRDASGPVARELQFPYHPHVTVAHGIDEAAMDRAFEELADFEAEWPCTGFALYEQGADGVWRKLREFTFGGSIVPPQAGHVKRGSLPTSQL; encoded by the coding sequence GTGGGGACCGTAACGATCGGTGTGTCGATCGCGGTCCCGGAGCCTCACGGCAGCCTGCTCCAGGAGCGGCGCGCGGGCTTCGGCGACGCCGCGGCTCATGGCATCCCCACCCATGTCACCCTCCTGCCGCCGACAGAGGTCGAGGACAGCGCGCTGCCCGCCATCGAGGCGCACCTCACCGAGGTCGCCGCGGCGGGCCGGCCCTTCCCGATGAAGCTGTCCGGCACCGGCACCTTCCGGCCGCTGTCGCCGGTCGTGTACGTCCAGGTCGCCCAGGGCGCCGAGGCCTGCACGTGGCTCCAGAAGCAGGTCCGTGACGCCTCCGGGCCGGTCGCAAGGGAACTCCAGTTCCCGTACCACCCGCACGTCACCGTGGCGCACGGCATCGACGAGGCGGCCATGGACCGCGCCTTCGAGGAACTCGCCGATTTCGAGGCCGAGTGGCCGTGCACCGGGTTCGCGCTCTATGAGCAGGGCGCCGACGGGGTGTGGCGAAAGCTGCGGGAGTTCACCTTCGGGGGCTCGATCGTGCCGCCCCAGGCGGGCCACGTGAAGCGCGGCTCCCTGCCGACCAGCCAGCTGTAA
- the trpS gene encoding tryptophan--tRNA ligase: MASDRPRVLSGIQPTAGSFHLGNYLGAVRQWVALQESHDAFYMVVDLHAITIPQDPKELTANTRLAAAQLLAAGLDPERCTLFVQSHVPEHAQLAWVMNCLTGFGEASRMTQFKDKSARQGADSASVGLFTYPILQVADILLYQANEVPVGEDQRQHVELTRDLATRFNGRFGETFTIPKPYILKETAKIYDLQDPSIKMSKSASTPKGLINLLDEPKATAKKVKSAVTDTDTVIRYDTENKPGVSNLLTIHSTLTGTSIPELEQQYEGKLYGALKTDLAEIVVDFVTPFRERTQQYLDDPETLDSILAKGAEKARAVAAETLSQAYERVGFLPAKH; this comes from the coding sequence ATGGCCTCTGATCGACCCCGCGTGCTCTCCGGAATCCAGCCCACCGCAGGCTCGTTCCACCTCGGCAACTACCTCGGCGCCGTCCGCCAGTGGGTGGCCCTCCAGGAGTCCCACGACGCGTTCTACATGGTCGTCGACCTGCACGCGATCACGATTCCGCAGGACCCGAAGGAGCTCACGGCCAACACCCGCCTGGCCGCCGCCCAGCTCCTCGCCGCGGGCCTCGACCCCGAGCGGTGCACGCTGTTCGTCCAGAGCCACGTCCCCGAGCACGCCCAGCTCGCCTGGGTCATGAACTGCCTCACCGGCTTCGGCGAGGCCTCCCGCATGACCCAGTTCAAGGACAAGTCCGCCCGCCAGGGCGCCGACAGCGCGAGCGTCGGCCTGTTCACGTACCCGATCCTCCAGGTCGCGGACATCCTGCTCTACCAGGCCAACGAGGTCCCGGTGGGCGAGGACCAGCGCCAGCACGTCGAGCTGACCCGTGACCTCGCCACGCGCTTCAACGGTCGCTTCGGCGAGACCTTCACGATCCCGAAGCCGTACATCCTCAAGGAGACGGCCAAGATCTACGACCTCCAGGACCCGTCGATCAAGATGAGCAAGTCGGCGTCCACGCCGAAGGGCCTCATCAACCTCCTCGACGAGCCGAAGGCCACCGCCAAGAAGGTCAAGAGCGCGGTCACCGACACGGACACCGTCATCCGCTACGACACCGAGAACAAGCCGGGCGTCAGCAACCTGCTCACCATCCACTCGACCCTGACCGGCACGAGCATCCCGGAGCTGGAGCAGCAGTACGAGGGCAAGCTCTACGGCGCGCTCAAGACCGACCTCGCCGAGATCGTCGTCGACTTCGTGACGCCCTTCCGGGAGCGCACCCAGCAGTACCTGGACGACCCGGAGACGCTGGACTCGATCCTGGCCAAGGGCGCGGAGAAGGCCCGCGCGGTCGCCGCGGAGACCCTCTCCCAGGCGTACGAGAGAGTGGGCTTCCTGCCCGCCAAGCACTGA
- a CDS encoding RNA polymerase sigma factor gives MIARVRAGDPEAYADLVRAHTGIALRAAAALGAGADAEDVVQQAFVKAYCALGRFKDGSAFKPWFLSIVANETRNTVRTAARQRTLAGREAAFAEAEPLIPESADPAVAAVEIERRAALESALDKLSEEHRLVVTYRYLLEMDESETAQALGWPKGTVKSRLNRALRRLGKLLPDFEPREGGDERE, from the coding sequence GTGATCGCACGCGTACGCGCCGGAGACCCGGAGGCGTACGCGGACCTGGTGCGGGCCCATACGGGCATCGCGCTCAGGGCGGCCGCCGCGCTCGGGGCGGGGGCGGACGCGGAGGACGTGGTGCAGCAGGCCTTCGTGAAGGCTTACTGCGCGCTGGGCCGTTTCAAGGACGGCTCGGCGTTCAAGCCGTGGTTTCTGTCGATCGTGGCCAATGAGACGAGGAACACAGTGCGTACGGCGGCCCGCCAGCGCACCCTCGCCGGCCGCGAGGCGGCCTTCGCGGAGGCCGAGCCGCTGATACCGGAGTCGGCGGACCCGGCGGTGGCGGCGGTGGAGATAGAGCGCCGCGCCGCGCTGGAGTCCGCGCTGGACAAGCTGAGCGAGGAGCACCGCCTGGTCGTCACCTACCGCTATCTGCTGGAGATGGACGAGTCCGAGACGGCCCAGGCCCTGGGCTGGCCCAAGGGGACGGTCAAGTCCCGACTGAACCGCGCGCTGCGCAGGCTCGGGAAACTGCTGCCGGATTTCGAGCCCCGGGAAGGAGGTGACGAGCGTGAATGA
- a CDS encoding glycine hydroxymethyltransferase translates to MSEQQPLSPESTAFRAALDVIRAVEPRVADAIGQEVHDQREMLKLIASENYASPATLLAMGNWFSDKYAEGTVGRRFYAGCRNVDTVESLAAEHAKELFGARHAYVQPHSGIDANLVAFWSVLAQRVEVPALEKAGARQVNDLSDADWAELRQAFGNQRMLGMSLDAGGHLTHGFRPNISGKMFDQRSYGTDPATGLVDYDALRASAREFKPLIIVAGYSAYPRLVNFRIMREIADEVGATLMVDMAHFAGLVAGKVLTGDFDPVPHAQIVTTTTHKSLRGPRGGMVLCDDSLKDQVDRGCPMVLGGPLPHVMAAKAVALAEARQPSFQDYAQRIVDNSRALAEGLMRRGATLVTGGTDNHLNLIDVSSSYGLTGRQAEAALLESGIVTNRNAIPADPNGAWYTSGIRIGTPALTTRGLGTAEMDEVAGLIDRVLTTTESGTTKSGAPSKAAHILDAKVADEISHRATDLVAGFPLYPEVDLG, encoded by the coding sequence ATGTCAGAGCAGCAGCCCCTGTCCCCCGAGTCCACGGCCTTCCGCGCCGCCCTCGACGTGATCCGCGCCGTCGAGCCGCGCGTCGCCGACGCCATCGGCCAGGAGGTCCACGACCAGCGCGAGATGCTCAAGCTGATCGCCTCCGAGAACTACGCCTCCCCGGCCACGCTCCTCGCGATGGGCAACTGGTTCAGCGACAAGTACGCCGAGGGCACCGTCGGCCGCCGCTTCTACGCCGGCTGTCGCAACGTGGACACCGTCGAATCCCTGGCCGCCGAGCACGCCAAGGAGCTCTTCGGCGCCCGCCACGCCTACGTCCAGCCGCACTCCGGTATCGACGCCAACCTCGTCGCCTTCTGGTCCGTCCTCGCCCAGCGCGTCGAGGTCCCCGCCCTGGAGAAGGCCGGCGCCCGCCAGGTCAACGACCTCTCCGACGCCGACTGGGCCGAGCTCCGCCAGGCCTTCGGCAACCAGCGCATGCTCGGCATGTCCCTGGACGCCGGCGGCCACCTCACCCACGGCTTCCGCCCGAACATCTCCGGCAAGATGTTCGACCAGCGCTCCTACGGCACCGACCCCGCCACCGGGCTCGTCGACTACGACGCCCTGCGCGCCTCGGCCCGCGAGTTCAAGCCGCTCATCATCGTGGCCGGCTACTCGGCCTATCCGCGTCTGGTCAACTTCCGGATCATGCGGGAGATCGCCGACGAGGTCGGCGCCACCCTCATGGTCGACATGGCCCACTTCGCCGGTCTCGTCGCCGGCAAGGTCCTCACCGGCGACTTCGACCCGGTCCCGCACGCCCAGATCGTCACCACCACCACCCACAAGTCCCTGCGGGGCCCGCGCGGCGGCATGGTGCTGTGCGACGACTCCCTCAAGGACCAGGTCGACCGCGGCTGCCCGATGGTCCTCGGCGGCCCGCTCCCGCACGTCATGGCCGCCAAGGCCGTCGCCCTCGCCGAGGCGCGTCAGCCCTCCTTCCAGGACTACGCCCAGCGCATCGTCGACAACTCCCGCGCCCTGGCCGAGGGCCTGATGCGCCGCGGCGCCACCCTGGTCACCGGCGGCACCGACAACCACCTCAACCTGATCGACGTCTCCTCCTCCTACGGCCTCACCGGCCGCCAGGCCGAGGCCGCCCTGCTGGAGTCGGGCATCGTCACCAACCGCAACGCGATCCCGGCCGACCCGAACGGCGCCTGGTACACCTCCGGCATCCGCATCGGCACCCCCGCCCTGACCACCCGGGGCCTCGGCACCGCCGAGATGGACGAGGTCGCCGGACTCATCGACCGTGTCCTCACCACCACGGAGTCCGGCACCACCAAGTCGGGCGCCCCGTCCAAGGCCGCGCACATCCTCGATGCGAAGGTCGCGGACGAGATCTCCCACCGGGCCACCGACCTCGTGGCCGGTTTCCCGCTGTACCCCGAGGTCGACCTCGGCTGA